One genomic window of Acidovorax radicis includes the following:
- the murG gene encoding undecaprenyldiphospho-muramoylpentapeptide beta-N-acetylglucosaminyltransferase, which yields MSQKVALIMAGGTGGHIFPGLAVAEELRARGWRVHWLGAPGSMESRIVPPHGFALELIDFSGVRGKGITTLALLPLRLLRAFWQALQVVRRVKPDVVVGLGGYITFPGGMMAVLAGKPLVLHEQNSVAGMANKVLAGVADRVFTAFPHVFKKGQWVGNPLRTAFTQQPGPVERFAGRTGPLRLLVVGGSLGARALNEIVPQAVALMPAATRPQVIHQSGATQIDALRAHYAAAGVEAELTPFIDDTASAFAAADVIVCRAGASTVTEIAAVGAAAVFVPFPSAVDDHQTTNAQFLVDAGGGWLVQQRDLSPEGLAKMLSNMERPALVDTALKAKNMQKINATREVVTACEELAA from the coding sequence ATGAGCCAGAAAGTCGCACTCATCATGGCTGGTGGCACGGGCGGCCACATCTTTCCGGGGCTCGCTGTCGCTGAAGAACTGCGCGCGCGCGGCTGGCGTGTGCACTGGCTGGGCGCTCCGGGCAGCATGGAGTCGCGCATCGTGCCTCCACACGGCTTTGCGCTGGAGCTGATCGACTTCTCGGGCGTGCGCGGCAAGGGCATTACCACCCTGGCGTTGCTGCCGCTGCGCCTTTTGCGCGCGTTCTGGCAGGCGCTGCAGGTCGTGCGCCGTGTGAAGCCTGACGTGGTGGTGGGCCTGGGGGGCTACATCACGTTTCCGGGCGGAATGATGGCCGTGCTCGCTGGCAAGCCCCTGGTGCTGCATGAGCAGAACTCGGTGGCCGGCATGGCCAACAAGGTGCTGGCTGGCGTGGCCGATCGCGTGTTCACCGCCTTCCCCCATGTGTTCAAAAAGGGCCAGTGGGTGGGCAATCCGCTGCGTACGGCCTTCACGCAGCAGCCCGGCCCGGTCGAGCGTTTTGCCGGACGCACCGGCCCTCTGCGTCTGCTGGTGGTGGGGGGAAGTCTGGGGGCGCGCGCACTCAATGAGATCGTGCCCCAGGCCGTGGCGCTGATGCCCGCTGCAACGCGCCCCCAGGTGATTCACCAAAGTGGTGCCACTCAGATTGACGCGCTGCGCGCCCACTATGCGGCCGCGGGCGTGGAGGCCGAGCTGACGCCTTTTATTGACGACACAGCCAGTGCGTTTGCGGCGGCGGATGTCATCGTCTGCCGCGCTGGCGCGAGCACAGTGACCGAAATCGCCGCCGTGGGTGCGGCCGCCGTGTTTGTGCCGTTCCCGTCAGCGGTGGATGACCACCAGACGACCAATGCGCAGTTCCTCGTGGACGCGGGCGGCGGTTGGCTGGTGCAGCAACGCGATCTGTCGCCCGAAGGGTTGGCAAAAATGCTATCAAATATGGAGCGGCCTGCGCTTGTGGATACAGCGCTCAAGGCCAAAAATATGCAAAAAATCAACGCCACCCGCGAAGTGGTCACAGCCTGCGAGGAGCTTGCAGCATGA
- a CDS encoding Mur ligase family protein, which produces MNPNDPLHPAHPGAPDTMPAEAGIGAAAPGAPEGSPEADGGRVPQAQKNPAAEGGDGVVAHTADVAAATLAGDDGLLAGPDESTVSPPPEPAADGDLTQAPASKAAGAGHAWDPEAVPAVSAAKAAADFVAQIFADVATPDAAPAALALTEDDVAATPDAAVTESAAPAVRPGDSLRALLQGRHILILGLGASGLAMARWCARCGAQVTVADTRVAPPQLAVLQQEMPDVRFVPGAFDATLVQGQNLDAVYRSPGLSPATVAPVFVAASDGGISVGGELSLYSAALAALHASHGYAPAVLAITGTNGKTTVTSLTGQLVERAGRRVAVAGNIGPTLLDTLASHLDADTLPDVWVLELSSFQLDGVTGFEPTAATVLNITQDHLDWHGDIDAYAAAKARIFGQTGLMILNREDAAVMGMLPPPGRPKAAAAPLGGSAAHAVASVGAPQPVPPPVKVKLQKPQVRTHLTFGGDMPRRPGDFGIEVVSGMPWLVRAMDADETRKRGRNEAEEDLHIQRLMPADALRIRGRHNAVNALAALALASAAGCPLASMLYGLREYRGEPHRVEPVAVVNGVEFFDDSKGTNVGATVAALTGLGAERRLVVILGGDGKGQDFAPLAAPVARHARAVVLIGRDAPLIRAALQETGVALLNAETLPEAVGLAAQRAHVGDAVLMSPACASFDMFTGYEHRAQVFCDTVRALADDAGQSAEGLA; this is translated from the coding sequence ATGAACCCGAACGACCCCCTCCACCCCGCTCACCCCGGTGCGCCCGACACCATGCCCGCCGAGGCAGGGATCGGCGCGGCCGCGCCTGGGGCACCGGAGGGTTCGCCAGAGGCGGATGGAGGCCGTGTTCCGCAGGCGCAGAAGAACCCCGCCGCCGAGGGCGGGGATGGTGTGGTCGCTCATACCGCTGACGTGGCTGCGGCAACGCTTGCGGGCGATGACGGACTGCTGGCCGGGCCAGATGAGTCCACCGTCAGCCCACCACCAGAGCCCGCCGCCGACGGGGATCTGACCCAGGCGCCGGCATCCAAAGCTGCGGGTGCGGGCCATGCCTGGGACCCTGAAGCGGTGCCCGCCGTCTCGGCCGCCAAGGCTGCGGCCGACTTTGTGGCGCAGATTTTTGCTGACGTAGCAACCCCCGACGCGGCTCCCGCAGCGCTGGCGTTGACCGAAGACGACGTTGCTGCCACGCCCGACGCTGCGGTCACCGAATCCGCAGCGCCTGCAGTTCGGCCTGGCGACAGCCTGCGTGCGTTGCTACAAGGCCGTCACATTCTTATTTTGGGTTTGGGCGCTTCGGGCCTGGCCATGGCGCGCTGGTGCGCGCGCTGTGGTGCACAGGTCACCGTGGCAGACACCCGCGTGGCCCCGCCCCAACTGGCGGTGCTGCAGCAAGAGATGCCCGACGTCCGATTCGTGCCGGGCGCTTTCGATGCCACCTTGGTACAGGGGCAGAATCTTGACGCGGTCTATCGATCGCCCGGGTTGAGTCCCGCTACGGTTGCTCCTGTATTTGTAGCTGCCAGCGATGGTGGAATAAGCGTTGGAGGCGAATTAAGCTTGTATTCTGCGGCGCTGGCCGCATTGCATGCATCGCATGGCTATGCGCCGGCGGTGCTGGCCATCACCGGCACCAATGGCAAAACCACTGTCACCTCACTCACCGGTCAATTGGTGGAGCGTGCGGGTCGCCGCGTGGCCGTGGCGGGCAATATCGGCCCCACGTTGCTCGACACGCTGGCCAGCCACTTGGATGCGGACACGCTGCCCGATGTGTGGGTGCTGGAGCTGTCGAGTTTTCAACTCGATGGCGTCACAGGTTTTGAGCCCACCGCAGCGACGGTGCTCAACATCACCCAGGACCACCTGGACTGGCATGGCGACATCGACGCCTACGCCGCCGCCAAGGCCCGGATCTTCGGCCAAACGGGCCTCATGATCCTGAACCGTGAAGACGCTGCCGTGATGGGCATGCTGCCGCCGCCCGGCCGCCCGAAGGCGGCAGCAGCCCCCTTGGGGGGCAGCGCAGCACACGCAGTGGCAAGCGTGGGGGCTCCCCAGCCAGTGCCGCCGCCCGTCAAGGTCAAGCTGCAGAAACCGCAGGTGCGCACGCATCTCACCTTTGGCGGTGACATGCCCCGGCGCCCGGGCGATTTTGGTATTGAGGTCGTGAGCGGCATGCCCTGGCTGGTGCGCGCGATGGATGCGGACGAAACGCGCAAGCGCGGCCGCAACGAGGCCGAGGAAGACCTGCACATTCAGCGCCTCATGCCGGCCGATGCACTGCGCATCCGCGGTCGCCACAACGCGGTGAACGCACTGGCGGCCCTGGCGCTGGCGTCCGCTGCGGGCTGCCCACTGGCGTCGATGCTGTACGGCCTGCGCGAATACCGGGGTGAGCCGCACCGCGTCGAACCCGTGGCCGTGGTCAACGGTGTGGAATTTTTTGACGACAGCAAAGGCACAAACGTGGGCGCCACGGTGGCGGCCCTCACCGGGCTGGGTGCCGAGCGCCGCCTGGTGGTCATTCTGGGGGGGGACGGCAAAGGGCAGGACTTTGCGCCGCTGGCCGCACCGGTCGCACGCCATGCGCGCGCTGTGGTGCTGATTGGCCGCGACGCGCCGCTGATCCGCGCGGCGTTGCAAGAGACGGGTGTGGCGCTGCTCAACGCAGAGACCCTGCCCGAGGCGGTGGGCCTGGCTGCGCAGCGGGCCCATGTGGGCGACGCCGTATTGATGTCGCCTGCCTGTGCCAGCTTTGACATGTTTACGGGGTATGAGCACCGTGCACAGGTGTTTTGCGACACCGTGCGGGCCCTGGCGGACGACGCCGGCCAGTCGGCGGAGGGCTTGGCATGA
- a CDS encoding peptidoglycan D,D-transpeptidase FtsI family protein encodes MSRSVLYTSSPLLASKTPVWRSKFIVAAIALGFLGLGARAAYVQVFDNAFFQRQGEVRFARTLELPANRGRILDRNGLILASSVPAASIWAIPEDVDQDKPEIRAKLKQLAKLLDMSQAELQKKLADEDKTFVWIKRQLDWDVGQQIAALDIKGIYQRKEYRRQYPEGEAAAHVVGFTNVEDHGQEGIELSFDKDLAGRPGSRRVIKDRLGRVVESVGETVPPKDGSDLQLSVDSKVQFFAYQKLRDQVLANKAKAGSVVVLDAHTGEVLALANYPSYVPDKRQNLTGEQLRNRALTDVFEPGSTMKPFTIGLALETGRVRPDTIVDTNPGRVTITGSTISDTSNHGVLTVEGVIQKSSNVGTTKIAMQMPAREMWETFSAAGFGQKPQLHFPGVVTGRLRPYKSWRPIEQATMSYGYGLSASLFQMARSYTVFANGGRVIPATMLKSDHAAVGVPVFSERTSDQVRKMLQMAAGPGGTGQQAQTVGYSVGGKSGTARKQVGKNYASGKYRAWFTGMAPIDKPRIIVAVMVDEPSNGVYYGGAVAAPVFSEVVQQTLRMMGVQPDMAVKPQIVANTVEEPL; translated from the coding sequence TCGTGGCCGCGATTGCACTGGGGTTTTTGGGGCTGGGTGCGCGTGCGGCCTATGTGCAGGTGTTTGACAACGCATTTTTTCAGCGCCAGGGCGAAGTGCGGTTTGCCCGCACCCTGGAGCTGCCAGCCAACCGTGGTCGGATTCTGGATCGCAACGGATTGATCCTTGCCTCCAGTGTGCCCGCGGCCAGCATTTGGGCGATCCCTGAGGATGTGGATCAGGACAAGCCCGAAATTCGTGCCAAGCTCAAGCAATTGGCCAAATTGCTCGATATGTCCCAAGCCGAGCTGCAAAAGAAGCTGGCCGATGAGGACAAGACCTTTGTCTGGATCAAGCGCCAGCTTGACTGGGACGTGGGCCAGCAGATTGCCGCACTGGATATCAAGGGCATCTACCAGCGCAAGGAATACCGGCGCCAATACCCAGAAGGTGAAGCCGCAGCACATGTGGTCGGCTTCACCAACGTGGAAGACCATGGGCAGGAAGGTATCGAGCTGTCCTTCGACAAAGACCTGGCGGGCAGGCCCGGGTCGCGTCGCGTGATCAAGGACCGCCTTGGGCGCGTGGTGGAAAGTGTGGGCGAGACAGTGCCCCCGAAGGACGGCAGCGACCTGCAGCTGTCCGTTGACAGCAAGGTGCAGTTTTTTGCTTACCAGAAGCTGCGCGACCAGGTGTTGGCGAACAAGGCCAAGGCAGGCAGCGTGGTGGTGCTTGATGCGCACACGGGCGAGGTGCTGGCGCTGGCCAACTACCCGAGTTATGTGCCCGACAAGCGCCAGAACCTGACCGGTGAGCAACTGCGTAACCGCGCGCTGACCGACGTGTTTGAGCCAGGCTCCACCATGAAGCCCTTCACCATCGGGCTGGCGTTAGAGACGGGCCGTGTGCGCCCCGACACCATCGTGGATACCAACCCCGGGCGGGTCACCATCACCGGCTCCACCATTTCCGACACCAGCAACCATGGGGTATTGACGGTCGAAGGTGTGATCCAGAAGTCGAGCAACGTTGGCACCACCAAGATCGCCATGCAGATGCCCGCGCGCGAAATGTGGGAGACCTTCTCGGCCGCCGGATTTGGCCAGAAGCCGCAGCTGCATTTCCCAGGCGTGGTCACGGGCCGGTTGCGCCCCTATAAAAGCTGGCGCCCGATCGAGCAGGCCACCATGTCGTATGGCTACGGCCTGTCGGCCAGCCTGTTTCAGATGGCGCGCTCCTACACCGTGTTTGCCAATGGCGGGCGCGTGATCCCCGCCACCATGCTCAAGTCCGATCATGCCGCTGTCGGCGTGCCTGTGTTCTCTGAGCGCACGTCCGACCAGGTGCGCAAGATGCTGCAGATGGCCGCCGGCCCTGGTGGTACGGGCCAGCAAGCCCAGACCGTGGGCTACTCGGTGGGCGGCAAATCAGGCACGGCGCGCAAACAGGTGGGCAAAAACTATGCATCGGGCAAATACCGCGCCTGGTTCACCGGCATGGCACCTATCGACAAGCCGCGCATCATTGTGGCCGTGATGGTGGATGAGCCCAGCAACGGCGTGTATTACGGCGGCGCAGTGGCGGCGCCTGTGTTCAGTGAGGTCGTGCAGCAGACGTTGCGCATGATGGGCGTGCAGCCCGACATGGCCGTCAAACCCCAGATCGTGGCCAACACGGTGGAGGAGCCACTGTGA
- a CDS encoding UDP-N-acetylmuramoyl-L-alanyl-D-glutamate--2,6-diaminopimelate ligase: MRLIHSPQDAVQWLRSRVTGTLQTDSRLVAPGDGFIAWPGAATDGRAHVADALVRGAAACLVEHAGVEAFALDGEHIASLQGLKAATGLIAAQWFAHASDRMDVLAVTGTNGKTSTTWWLADALNLLADSGAAGGKRCAIVGTLGMGLAPALTSTGMTTPDPVRLQRAFAEFADQGLGACAIEASSIGLAERRLDGTHMRVAVFTNFTQDHLDYHGSMADYWLAKRALFDWSGLQAAVVNIDDPVGMQLHAELTGSALDLWSIAMDRDARLCARDIALGEQGLRFTVVEGTDCHPVQTRVIGQYNVLNLLGVLATLRTLGVALADAVDVCSRLQPVPGRMQRLVAAGQPLVAVDYAHTPDALDKALRALRPLAAERGGALWCVFGCGGDRDASKRPLMGAVAQQQADHVLVTSDNPRSEAPAVIIHQILQGTIAGDTVVAEPDRAAAIAHAIGQAQAADVVLIAGKGHEDTQEAAGVRLPFSDMAHAQSALQARGARTWA, from the coding sequence ATGCGGTTGATCCATTCCCCCCAGGATGCGGTTCAATGGCTGCGTAGCCGTGTCACCGGCACGCTGCAGACAGACAGCCGCCTCGTAGCCCCAGGCGATGGCTTCATTGCGTGGCCCGGCGCGGCCACCGACGGGCGCGCCCACGTGGCCGATGCGCTGGTGCGCGGCGCCGCCGCCTGCCTGGTAGAGCACGCGGGCGTGGAGGCATTTGCGCTCGACGGCGAGCACATCGCGTCGCTGCAGGGCCTCAAGGCGGCCACGGGGCTGATTGCCGCGCAGTGGTTTGCCCACGCCTCCGACCGCATGGATGTGCTGGCCGTCACGGGCACCAACGGCAAGACCAGTACCACCTGGTGGCTGGCGGACGCGCTCAATCTGCTGGCCGATTCGGGTGCGGCGGGAGGCAAGCGCTGCGCCATTGTCGGCACGCTGGGCATGGGGCTTGCCCCCGCACTCACCTCCACCGGCATGACCACTCCCGACCCGGTGCGCTTGCAACGCGCGTTCGCGGAGTTTGCCGATCAGGGCTTGGGCGCCTGCGCCATCGAGGCGTCGTCCATCGGCCTGGCAGAGCGGCGGCTGGACGGCACGCACATGCGGGTGGCGGTGTTCACCAATTTCACCCAAGACCACCTCGACTACCACGGCAGCATGGCCGACTACTGGCTGGCCAAGCGCGCACTGTTCGACTGGAGCGGACTCCAGGCGGCGGTGGTGAATATCGACGACCCCGTGGGTATGCAGCTGCACGCGGAGCTGACCGGTTCTGCGCTCGACCTGTGGAGCATCGCGATGGACCGCGATGCGCGCTTGTGCGCCCGCGACATCGCGCTCGGTGAGCAGGGGCTGCGGTTCACCGTCGTGGAAGGCACCGACTGCCACCCAGTGCAAACCCGTGTGATCGGCCAGTACAACGTCCTGAACTTGCTGGGTGTACTGGCCACGCTGCGCACCCTGGGGGTTGCCCTGGCCGATGCCGTGGATGTCTGCAGCCGCCTGCAACCTGTGCCCGGGCGCATGCAGCGCTTGGTGGCTGCGGGTCAACCGCTGGTGGCCGTGGACTATGCGCACACCCCGGACGCCCTGGACAAGGCACTGCGTGCATTGCGTCCGCTGGCGGCCGAGCGTGGCGGCGCATTGTGGTGTGTTTTTGGCTGCGGTGGCGACCGAGACGCGAGCAAGCGCCCTCTGATGGGCGCGGTGGCACAGCAACAGGCCGATCACGTGCTGGTCACCAGCGACAACCCCCGCAGCGAAGCCCCCGCCGTGATCATTCACCAGATCTTGCAAGGCACGATTGCCGGGGATACGGTGGTCGCCGAGCCCGACCGCGCTGCGGCGATTGCCCACGCCATTGGGCAGGCACAGGCGGCCGATGTGGTGCTGATTGCCGGCAAAGGCCACGAAGACACCCAGGAGGCAGCAGGCGTGCGCTTGCCGTTTTCCGACATGGCCCACGCACAAAGTGCGCTGCAGGCCCGAGGAGCCCGCACATGGGCATGA
- a CDS encoding UDP-N-acetylmuramoyl-tripeptide--D-alanyl-D-alanine ligase, producing the protein MGMTPMDKITPGQSGLPGPAMMTLQQAYALLQPAIPSARLVGDGATPFVRVHTDTRSLLGGDLFVALKGERFDANAFLPQARAAGAVAAIAHGGLDAAGLAGIEVPSSLAALGVLAAGWRAQWDVPLIGVTGSNGKTTVTQMIASVLRAWKGDAAFATQGNFNNDIGVPLMLLRLRASHAAAVIEMGMNHPGEIATLVAMARPTVALVNNAQREHLEFMHTVEAVARENGSVFASLPADGVAVFPAGDAYTGLWHTLADGRRCMTFGADGDVTCTNATWHNGAWAVTVATPQGALSTRLHIAGRHNVTNALAATACALAAGVPPAAIAQGLSDFAPVKGRSRAFSVPCAGRSITVVDDTYNANPDSMRAAINVLAELPQPQLLVIGDMGEVGDQGPQFHAEAGTHARAAGIPQLFALGAQSRHAAVAHGNARHFTELSALLDGVREALPLVGSVLVKGSRFMAMERVVEAIVSTAQPSAHEQKQEQQPKQPGLIQAPEGPHGATH; encoded by the coding sequence ATGGGCATGACACCGATGGACAAAATCACGCCCGGCCAATCCGGTTTGCCCGGCCCGGCCATGATGACCTTGCAGCAGGCGTATGCGCTGTTGCAGCCTGCTATTCCGTCGGCCCGTCTGGTGGGAGATGGTGCCACGCCGTTCGTGCGTGTGCACACCGATACGCGCAGCCTGTTGGGCGGCGACCTGTTCGTGGCGCTCAAGGGTGAGCGTTTTGATGCGAATGCCTTTTTGCCCCAAGCCCGCGCCGCTGGCGCTGTGGCCGCCATCGCTCACGGTGGGCTCGACGCTGCGGGCCTCGCCGGTATCGAAGTGCCCAGCAGCCTCGCGGCACTGGGCGTGCTGGCGGCAGGCTGGCGCGCGCAGTGGGATGTGCCGCTGATCGGTGTGACCGGCAGCAACGGCAAGACCACGGTGACGCAGATGATCGCGTCCGTTCTGCGCGCCTGGAAAGGCGACGCGGCGTTTGCCACGCAAGGCAATTTCAATAACGACATCGGCGTGCCCTTGATGTTGCTGCGCCTGCGCGCCAGCCACGCCGCTGCAGTGATCGAAATGGGCATGAACCACCCTGGCGAAATCGCCACGCTGGTGGCCATGGCGCGGCCCACGGTGGCGCTGGTTAACAACGCGCAGCGCGAGCACCTGGAGTTCATGCACACGGTAGAAGCAGTGGCCCGCGAAAACGGCTCGGTTTTTGCCAGCCTGCCCGCCGACGGCGTGGCCGTGTTCCCTGCAGGCGATGCCTACACCGGCCTGTGGCACACCTTGGCCGACGGGCGCCGGTGTATGACGTTTGGTGCGGATGGTGATGTCACCTGCACCAACGCCACGTGGCACAACGGCGCCTGGGCCGTCACGGTGGCCACGCCACAGGGCGCGTTGTCTACCCGGCTGCACATCGCGGGGCGCCACAACGTGACCAATGCGCTGGCCGCTACCGCCTGTGCGTTGGCCGCAGGGGTGCCACCCGCAGCCATTGCACAGGGGCTGAGCGATTTCGCACCGGTCAAGGGGCGTTCACGTGCATTCAGCGTGCCATGCGCGGGCCGCAGCATCACGGTGGTGGACGACACCTACAACGCCAACCCCGATTCCATGCGCGCAGCCATTAACGTGCTGGCCGAGCTCCCGCAGCCTCAACTGCTGGTGATTGGCGATATGGGCGAGGTGGGCGACCAAGGGCCACAGTTCCATGCGGAAGCCGGTACACACGCCCGGGCGGCAGGCATTCCCCAACTTTTTGCACTGGGTGCGCAATCCAGGCATGCGGCGGTGGCGCATGGCAATGCCCGGCATTTCACGGAGTTGAGCGCATTGCTGGACGGCGTGCGCGAAGCACTGCCGCTGGTCGGCAGCGTGCTGGTCAAAGGGTCCCGCTTCATGGCCATGGAGCGGGTGGTGGAGGCCATCGTCTCCACCGCGCAACCCTCGGCGCATGAACAAAAACAAGAACAACAACCCAAGCAGCCCGGCTTGATCCAGGCACCGGAGGGCCCCCATGGCGCAACCCACTGA
- the mraY gene encoding phospho-N-acetylmuramoyl-pentapeptide-transferase, with protein MLLMLSQWLQGLSPEFGFFRVFQYLTFRAVMAAMTALLIGLVAGPRVIRLLTSLKIGQPIRGYAMQSHLSKSGTPTMGGVLILMSIAISTLLWFDLSNRFVWIVLVVTLAFGAIGWVDDWRKVVNKDPEGMRSREKYFWQSVIGLMAALYLVFSISESSNGKVWELFVGWVQSGFSMDLPTKAGLQLPFFKEISYPLGVLGFVILTYLVIVGSSNAVNLTDGLDGLAIMPVVMVGSALGVFAYVTGSSVYSKYLFFPHIPGSGELLIFCAAMAGAGLAFLWFNAHPAQVFMGDVGALALGAALGTIAVIVRQEIVLAIMGGIFVVEALSVMLQVVWFKYTKKRYGEGRRLLKMAPLHHHFEKSGWKETQVVVRFWIITMLLCLVGLTTLKLR; from the coding sequence ATGCTGCTGATGCTGTCGCAATGGCTGCAGGGGTTGTCGCCCGAGTTCGGTTTTTTTCGCGTGTTCCAGTACCTCACGTTTCGTGCGGTGATGGCGGCCATGACCGCCTTGTTGATCGGGTTGGTGGCGGGGCCCAGGGTGATCCGGTTGCTCACTTCTCTCAAGATCGGCCAGCCGATTCGTGGCTACGCGATGCAGTCGCACCTGTCCAAAAGTGGCACGCCCACCATGGGCGGCGTGCTGATCCTCATGTCGATTGCCATCTCGACGCTGCTGTGGTTTGACCTGTCCAACCGTTTCGTCTGGATCGTGTTGGTCGTGACGCTGGCGTTTGGCGCCATTGGCTGGGTGGACGACTGGCGCAAGGTGGTCAACAAGGACCCCGAGGGCATGCGTTCGCGTGAGAAGTATTTCTGGCAGTCGGTGATTGGACTGATGGCGGCGCTGTACCTGGTGTTCAGCATCTCCGAAAGCTCGAACGGCAAGGTGTGGGAACTGTTTGTGGGCTGGGTGCAGTCGGGCTTCTCGATGGACCTGCCTACCAAGGCGGGTTTGCAACTGCCGTTTTTCAAGGAAATCAGCTATCCGCTCGGTGTCTTGGGTTTCGTGATCCTCACCTACCTGGTGATCGTGGGGTCGAGCAACGCGGTCAACCTGACCGACGGCCTTGACGGCCTGGCCATCATGCCGGTGGTGATGGTTGGCTCGGCGCTGGGCGTGTTCGCTTATGTCACGGGCAGCTCGGTGTATTCCAAATACCTGTTCTTCCCGCACATTCCGGGCTCGGGCGAGTTGCTGATCTTTTGCGCGGCCATGGCGGGCGCGGGGTTGGCGTTCCTGTGGTTCAACGCCCATCCGGCGCAGGTGTTCATGGGCGACGTGGGCGCCTTGGCGCTGGGCGCAGCGCTGGGCACGATCGCCGTCATCGTGCGCCAGGAGATCGTGTTGGCCATCATGGGCGGCATTTTCGTGGTCGAGGCGCTGTCGGTGATGCTGCAGGTCGTCTGGTTCAAGTACACCAAAAAACGGTACGGCGAAGGCCGCCGCCTGCTGAAGATGGCGCCACTGCACCACCACTTTGAAAAGAGTGGCTGGAAAGAAACGCAGGTGGTGGTGCGCTTTTGGATCATCACCATGTTGTTGTGTCTGGTGGGCCTGACCACCCTGAAATTGCGATGA
- the ftsW gene encoding putative lipid II flippase FtsW, which produces MTAWVNHLGQRFQRVSSWFGGLPGKAADVLPVRVGGMEYRRSSSTPASVLGFDQALLWVVVALLAWGLVMVYSASIAMPDNPRFANYASTHFLTRHALYLVVGFVAALLVFQVPMVLWERVAPWLFVVALLMLVAVLVPGVGKVVNGARRWLAIGPVGFQPSEVAKLAVLIYAADYMVRKMEVKERFFRAVLPMGAAVAIVGVLLLAEPDMGAFMVVAVIAMGILFLGGVNARMFFLIAGVLVGAFALMIASSPWRRERVFAYLDPFSEQHALGKGYQLSHSLIAIGRGEIFGVGLGGSVEKLHWLPEAHTDFLMAVIGEEFGLVGVLVLIVLFLWMTRRIMHIGRQAIALDRVFSGLVAQGVAIWIGFQAFINMGVNLGALPTKGLTLPLMSFGGSAILVNLVTLAIVLRVDYENKLLMRGGRV; this is translated from the coding sequence ATGACGGCATGGGTCAACCACCTGGGGCAGCGCTTTCAGCGGGTGTCGAGCTGGTTTGGTGGCCTGCCCGGCAAGGCGGCCGACGTGTTGCCCGTGCGGGTGGGGGGCATGGAATACCGCCGCTCGTCGAGCACCCCGGCCAGCGTGCTGGGGTTCGACCAGGCGCTGCTGTGGGTGGTGGTGGCGTTGTTGGCCTGGGGGCTGGTGATGGTGTATTCCGCATCGATCGCCATGCCTGACAACCCCCGTTTTGCCAACTACGCATCGACCCATTTTCTGACCCGCCACGCCTTGTATCTGGTGGTGGGTTTTGTGGCGGCATTGCTCGTTTTTCAGGTACCCATGGTGCTGTGGGAGCGCGTGGCGCCCTGGCTGTTCGTGGTTGCGTTGCTCATGCTCGTGGCGGTGCTGGTGCCCGGCGTGGGCAAGGTAGTCAATGGTGCGCGCCGCTGGCTGGCCATCGGGCCCGTGGGGTTCCAGCCGTCCGAGGTGGCCAAGTTGGCCGTGCTCATCTATGCCGCCGACTACATGGTGCGCAAGATGGAGGTCAAGGAGCGATTCTTCCGTGCCGTGCTGCCCATGGGCGCGGCGGTGGCCATCGTGGGTGTGCTGTTGCTGGCCGAGCCGGACATGGGCGCCTTCATGGTGGTGGCCGTGATCGCCATGGGCATCTTGTTTCTGGGTGGCGTCAACGCCCGCATGTTCTTCTTGATTGCCGGGGTGCTGGTGGGCGCCTTCGCCTTGATGATCGCCAGCTCGCCCTGGCGGCGCGAGCGGGTGTTTGCCTATCTGGACCCGTTCAGTGAACAACACGCGCTGGGCAAGGGGTACCAGCTCTCGCACTCGCTGATCGCCATCGGTCGTGGCGAGATTTTTGGCGTGGGCCTGGGCGGCAGCGTCGAAAAGCTGCATTGGCTGCCCGAGGCGCACACCGACTTCCTGATGGCCGTCATTGGCGAGGAGTTTGGTTTGGTGGGTGTGCTGGTGCTCATCGTGCTGTTCCTGTGGATGACGCGCCGCATCATGCACATCGGCCGCCAGGCCATCGCGCTGGACCGCGTGTTCTCGGGGCTTGTGGCCCAGGGCGTGGCGATCTGGATCGGTTTCCAGGCGTTCATCAACATGGGCGTGAACCTGGGCGCACTGCCCACCAAGGGGCTCACGCTGCCCCTGATGAGCTTCGGCGGCTCGGCGATCCTCGTGAACCTGGTGACCCTGGCCATCGTGCTGCGTGTGGATTATGAAAACAAACTGCTCATGCGCGGAGGCCGCGTATGA